ATGATCTTTGTCTGACAGATAATGGACGATCTCTATCGCCTCCAGGATGACATGGCACGTAGGCCCGCAGCAAGACCAGTTGGTGTTCCTAGGACAGGATTGGAGGCACTATTGTACTCCTGATTGTGTTTTCTTTTTCGAGTCTGTTTTTTTATTCCCTAAAGTCTATTTCGAGTCTGTTGTAGTTTTCAATTCTCAAGTATGTAGGATCGAGTCTTTGTAATACAGAAAATTAAAGATTttgttttaatgaaaatttgaaaagaaaaaaaaccaaaaatgttttattttgcatttatttCTTGAACTACGTGATGATTTGATTCACGTggcgtcatgatatgtaggcaatcctcatcggatccggtcatgattttataaataactcaaataaaagagaaaatgtgaAAAAGGGAAAGCcaaaccaaaagaaaaacgaaaaaaacgcaaggaaagaaaagaaaggaaaatgggAATGAGAGGAGAGGCATCAAAGAGCCAAAGtgggaagaaaagaaaattggggaaataAGCAAaaccgggatgaaacatgcaatcgTTGCGAAACAtatagaaacacatttaactgtataggtgcattacACCCCAATGTGTGattacctatgtgttaattgcttcaaactgaCTGGTTTGTTGTCTACTATTAAGTAAAGGTTCTgtattaaggtggttggttttgtggtagtctggcttcacatccgtacttcacgaggtcaaaagggagtgttgaaatgtcttcggaaagtcATCTACCAACGGTTCCTATTTTAGAGGATAGCCcgatctcggccatcccaacttccGAGTCAGCAACTCTGAGGAAAATAGGATTTTGCGTCTCCGCAtaatggaaatgtgggacgcctgggccaacGGAAGAGAACCAGTAAGTGCTATACCCGGATTCCCTGAGCTGtttcccagggcaagtgggacctccaaaatccccataagttatccaaatactccactgggatatcctaccatttcagctcactttgctggaacaccttctgaggctcgcccccaggtgttaagTTCAGGTgcggcttcaaacatattcactgcgcCACATTGTTCAGCTATGGCACAACCTACTCTACCCAGGCCTAGATTCGATCCatcttccttcacatttcaagcaccatctttcccacTGGAACCTATCCAGTTTACTACCAATGCTTACCCTCAGTCGCCTCGGTACGAGTTTACCGCAAGGCAAGAGAGAACCACAAAAATCCCTGAACAAGAGGAGATTACTAGAAagatgagaagcatggagcaaagtctcaaaaatatacaaggtctgagcgggcaaaagagcgtatcttacgctgacctgtgcatgttcccgcacgtacacttacccttgggtttcaaaaccccaaagtttgaaaaatatgacagGCATGGGGATCCTatagcccacctcaaaaggtactgcaaccaattgcggggagcgggcggaaaagaGGAGCTTCTCATGGCTTACTTTGGAGAGAGTTTGGTCGCtattgcttctgaatggtatatggatcaggatataTCTCGTTGGCATATCTGGGACGACCTAGCTTGGGACTTTGTCatgcagtttcaatataacatcgacattacccctgacaggaattcattgtcaaatctaaagaagaagtccTCGAAAAGCTTCTGAGAGTATTCcgtcaaatggcgcgaacaagcggccagagtcaagcctccaatggacgaaaCAGAGATGGTTAGTGTCTttcttcaagcccaagaggctgattattatcagAACATAATGTCTGCGATGGGGAAGCCGTTTGCCGAggccatcaaaatcggtgaaatggttgagaatggttTAAAAATAGGGCGAATCTTGAGCcagtctgctataagggctacCTCCAAAGCAATCCAAGACGGGTCTGGAGGTGtagcaaaccgaaagaagaaggaagaagcggCAATGACAACTTCTAGTGTAAGAAAACCCCGGCCACTTAGACCTTATTTCTCTGAAAGAACTCCACAATATTACTATCCCCACCAGGATGTGGCTTATGCTATGGTTCCTCATCCATACGCAGTGATGAATGCTCAACCCTGCATTAGGCTACAACAACAATTCAATCAAAATCGAGCTCCATTtcccagaaatcaacctcctcaccaagcttagtataatcctcgacctccacagaACAACTTCCCATACAATGCACGTGCCCGGGAACCACCCAAGATGGCAAACTTCACACCCAAACTTGTCCAGATGGGTTTGTTGCAGCCTGTACCCCAAACTAGGCAGAACCCAGCGTCGCCCGCTTATAGAGCCGGTACTCGATGTGCTTACCACTCAGGGGTGGAAGGGAATGATACAGATGACTGTTGGACCCTGAAAAGGGCTGTGGAGAACCTCATAGAAAAAAAGCGAATAGTGCTAAAGGACGAAGACGTTCCTAATGTAACCAATAATCCATTATcggctcacaacaacgggccagttattggaatgatttgtgaagatagaGAGTTTGACCCAGCTTTAAAAGCCATCATTGCCATAGCCAATGTGGAAAAGAAGCCAAGGGCTGTCGCAAAACAAGACAAAAGGGAGAAAAAGAGTAAAACCTACCCCTCAGAATACAGAAAAGAAAGAGGAAACCGAAACTGGGGTAGCGCCCTCAAAAGATGTCGTTCTCTATGTTCCCCGAGGCCCCAAGAAAGAACAGATGTCATTGAGCTCTCCTAGAAGATTTGAGCTAAACAAGGGATCTAAAATGTATATGCCTAAAGGGACCTACGTGGTGCAGGGGCCAATAAttccaccaaggctgaatgagcccatGGTTATTGGCCACGCACCACaaaggcccatgacagatcccaCTGTCGTTCCATGGAACTACAACAAAGCGGTAGTAACTTACAGAGGTAAAAAGATCTCAGgagaagttaaggaaaataactcAGTTGAAAAATACCTCAATCTGGAGGAAGTGAATAACGCCACAAAGAAGCGTTTCCCACCCAAGAAGCCGGTGAGTGCTGAAAAAGCAAAAGAGTTCTTTCGGAAAATGAAAATGGcggactacgagataattgaccaactccgaaagtctcCTGCTCAAGTCTTTTTGTTGTCTTTGCTAATGAATTCAACTGAACATCAAAAAgtgttgatcaaaactctcaatgaagcatacgtacctaTTGAAACCACTGTAGAACAGCTAGAAAGGATGGCGGAAAGGTTTTTTGCCGTcaatcaaatctctttcagcaagaatgatttgcccccggaaggggccgcccacaacaaagcccttcacctgacagttaaatgcgagggtACTATGTGAAAAGGGTCATGCTAGATGGTGGTTCTGGAGTag
This sequence is a window from Nicotiana sylvestris chromosome 3, ASM39365v2, whole genome shotgun sequence. Protein-coding genes within it:
- the LOC138887389 gene encoding uncharacterized protein, translating into MEMWDAWANGREPVSAIPGFPELFPRASGTSKIPISYPNTPLGYPTISAHFAGTPSEARPQVLSSGAASNIFTAPHCSAMAQPTLPRPRFDPSSFTFQAPSFPLEPIQFTTNAYPQSPRYEFTARQERTTKIPEQEEITRKMRSMEQSLKNIQGLSGQKSVSYADLCMFPHVHLPLGFKTPKFEKYDRHGDPIAHLKRYCNQLRGAGGKEELLMAYFGESLVAIASEWYMDQDISRWHIWDDLAWDFVMQFQYNIDITPDRNSLSNLKKKSSKSF